Proteins co-encoded in one Spirosoma endbachense genomic window:
- the pgi gene encoding glucose-6-phosphate isomerase, with translation MLPNHRFTSLPAYAQLQAHYDVLKNRHLRDLFAEDAERFPKFTRQFEEILLDFSKNRITDETFGLLLQLAGQAGLTEAIGKMFSGDKINRTEDRAVLHVALRNRSNTPVLVDGKDIMPDVNEVLAHMKEFSERVRSGAWKGYTGEAITDIVNIGIGGSDLGPVMVTEALKPYASPDLRVHFVSNVDGVHMYETLQTVKPETTLFLIASKTFTTQETMTNAQTARQWFLDTAKDEAAIAKHFAALSTNQAAVEKFGIDPANMFGFWDWVGGRYSLWSAIGLSIALYIGYDKFEELLEGGHAMDLHFQNTPAEQSLPVVLALIGIWYNNFFGAQTEAILPYDQYMHRFAAYFQQGDMESNGKSVDRDGNPVDWQTGPIIWGEPGTNGQHAFYQLIHQGTKLIPCDFLAPAISQRPIGEHHKILLANYFAQTEALMNGKTADEAADELRKAGKSEEEISFLTPFKEFSGNRPTNSILFKKLTPRTLGSLIALYEHKIFTQGVIWDIYSFDQWGVELGKQLASRILPELQDDAPVTTHDSSTNGLINTFKKLRNE, from the coding sequence ATGCTTCCGAATCATCGATTTACCAGTCTCCCTGCTTACGCTCAATTACAAGCTCATTACGACGTATTAAAAAACCGGCATCTCCGCGATTTATTCGCCGAAGATGCCGAGCGTTTCCCGAAGTTTACCCGGCAGTTCGAAGAAATTCTGCTCGATTTTTCCAAGAATCGTATTACCGATGAAACCTTTGGTTTGCTGCTTCAACTCGCCGGGCAGGCGGGTCTGACCGAAGCAATCGGGAAGATGTTTTCGGGCGACAAAATCAACCGAACCGAAGACCGCGCCGTATTGCATGTGGCCCTGCGCAATCGGTCGAACACACCCGTACTGGTCGATGGGAAAGATATAATGCCTGACGTAAACGAGGTGCTGGCACACATGAAAGAGTTTTCGGAGCGCGTTCGGTCAGGCGCCTGGAAAGGGTATACGGGCGAAGCCATCACCGATATCGTAAACATTGGCATTGGGGGTTCAGATCTCGGCCCGGTTATGGTAACAGAAGCGCTGAAACCCTACGCCAGTCCTGATCTTCGGGTGCACTTTGTCTCTAACGTCGATGGCGTTCACATGTATGAAACGCTGCAAACGGTTAAACCCGAAACCACGCTGTTTCTGATCGCATCGAAAACGTTTACGACCCAGGAAACGATGACCAATGCCCAAACAGCCCGGCAATGGTTCCTGGATACCGCCAAAGACGAAGCAGCCATTGCCAAGCATTTTGCCGCGTTATCAACAAATCAGGCAGCCGTTGAGAAATTTGGCATTGATCCGGCCAATATGTTCGGCTTCTGGGATTGGGTTGGCGGTCGCTATTCGCTCTGGTCGGCCATTGGCTTGTCGATTGCCCTGTATATTGGCTATGACAAATTCGAGGAACTGCTGGAAGGCGGTCATGCCATGGATCTGCATTTCCAGAACACCCCCGCCGAACAAAGTCTGCCTGTTGTTCTGGCGCTGATCGGTATCTGGTACAATAATTTCTTTGGCGCACAAACAGAAGCGATCCTCCCCTACGACCAGTACATGCACCGATTTGCGGCTTATTTTCAGCAGGGCGATATGGAAAGCAATGGTAAATCGGTCGATCGCGACGGCAATCCGGTTGACTGGCAGACGGGCCCGATCATTTGGGGAGAACCCGGCACTAATGGCCAGCATGCGTTTTACCAGCTCATTCACCAGGGCACAAAACTAATCCCCTGCGATTTTCTGGCTCCGGCAATTAGCCAACGGCCCATTGGCGAACATCACAAAATTCTACTGGCTAACTACTTCGCCCAGACCGAAGCCCTGATGAACGGCAAAACGGCCGACGAAGCCGCCGATGAATTACGCAAAGCGGGTAAAAGCGAAGAGGAAATCAGCTTTTTGACGCCTTTCAAAGAGTTTTCCGGGAACAGACCAACAAACTCGATTCTGTTCAAAAAACTAACTCCCCGCACGTTGGGAAGCCTGATTGCACTTTATGAACATAAAATTTTCACGCAGGGCGTAATCTGGGACATCTATAGCTTCGATCAATGGGGCGTGGAACTGGGTAAGCAACTGGCCAGCCGGATTTTACCCGAGTTGCAGGATGATGCACCCGTAACTACGCACGATAGCTCAACTAATGGCCTGATAAATACATTCAAGAAATTGCGTAATGAGTAA
- a CDS encoding 2OG-Fe(II) oxygenase: protein MNTITTDTLFDYERWQKSLPADAQRYQQNQPYPHIALENFLEPWAAERALASFPAVGDAGWIHYVHVNEKKHGLNKMDLLPTAIQDVIREMNSPRFVAYLSKLTGIPNLISDDSLEGGGLHQSKRNGFLNVHADFTVHPHKRNWRRRVNLLIYLNHDWKPEYRGDLELWDRQMKGVVQKIAPIFNRCVVFNTDEDSYHGLPDPILCPEDMTRKSIALYYFTEEAVTPTLRATNYKARPDDGAKAILIWLDKKMVATYTTLKRALGIDDAFISNILNRLSGKK from the coding sequence ATGAATACGATTACGACCGATACGCTCTTCGACTATGAACGCTGGCAGAAATCGCTGCCCGCTGATGCTCAACGGTACCAACAGAACCAACCTTACCCGCACATTGCGCTCGAGAATTTTCTGGAACCCTGGGCAGCCGAACGGGCACTCGCGTCATTCCCCGCTGTTGGCGATGCTGGCTGGATTCATTACGTTCACGTCAATGAAAAAAAACACGGCCTGAACAAAATGGATTTACTGCCGACTGCCATTCAGGATGTTATTCGCGAAATGAATTCGCCCCGTTTTGTGGCTTACCTAAGCAAACTAACGGGTATTCCCAACCTGATTTCGGATGATTCACTGGAGGGTGGCGGACTTCACCAGTCGAAGCGAAACGGTTTCCTGAATGTTCACGCCGATTTTACCGTTCACCCGCATAAACGCAACTGGCGTCGGCGCGTAAATTTACTGATTTACCTCAATCACGATTGGAAACCTGAATACCGGGGTGATCTGGAACTCTGGGACCGACAGATGAAAGGCGTGGTACAGAAAATTGCGCCGATCTTTAACCGGTGTGTTGTTTTTAACACGGATGAGGACTCCTATCACGGTCTGCCCGATCCGATTTTGTGTCCGGAAGATATGACGCGTAAATCAATCGCACTCTATTATTTTACGGAAGAAGCCGTAACGCCAACGCTTCGGGCAACGAACTACAAAGCCCGGCCCGACGATGGTGCCAAAGCGATTCTGATCTGGTTAGACAAAAAAATGGTGGCCACTTATACAACCTTAAAACGTGCACTGGGTATTGATGATGCGTTCATCAGCAATATCCTGAACCGACTAAGTGGTAAGAAATAA
- a CDS encoding ArnT family glycosyltransferase yields the protein MNQKLFYSLLFAALGILLFVPFLGGVRLFDWDEINFAECSREMVVLGDYLRVHVDFKPFYEKPPFFFWCQSLMMNIFGTNEFAARLPNAICGIISLIYLYNLGAKLHGHRFGLIWALTYLGSVTPHLYFRSGIIDPFFNLFIFIGLINLIFASWKREGTASSMLLPRGVWNYLFIGGFVLGMGINTKGPVAYLIVCLTLGVYWILSRFRWFITPLQFLFYSVAATLVSVAWYGLETFLHGPVFITEFLKYNFRLFSTPDAGHSGFPGYHFVILLVGCFPASIFALRAFAPLMIERNYQREFRKWMLILFWVVLILFSIVQSKIVHYSSMCYFPLTYMATLTLTQLESNKIRFNNWLRAGLIVIGGIYILATIGLPILAHRMDLVRAVADQDAFTQANLNAKINWTGWEVIPGIWLLIVLSLSLIWFDQRQTDRAIVALFGGMAVFITLTLWFFIGRIEGISQDAAMRFFEKAQGQNVYVKSYGYRSYGPFFYTQKPAITNPNYYNENWLLRGKIDKDVWFIKKNVEEHTALDSLPDIRKTGEENGFVFYLRKAK from the coding sequence ATGAATCAAAAACTTTTTTATTCGCTCCTCTTTGCGGCACTGGGCATTTTACTATTCGTTCCCTTTCTTGGAGGAGTCCGACTGTTTGATTGGGACGAAATCAATTTCGCCGAGTGCTCCCGCGAAATGGTTGTGCTGGGCGATTACCTGCGGGTTCACGTTGATTTTAAGCCATTTTACGAGAAACCGCCTTTTTTCTTCTGGTGTCAGTCGTTGATGATGAACATATTTGGCACCAATGAATTCGCGGCTCGGCTACCGAATGCCATTTGTGGTATTATTTCGCTGATTTACCTGTATAACCTCGGCGCTAAGCTACACGGCCATCGTTTTGGCCTGATTTGGGCGCTAACCTACCTGGGCTCCGTTACACCTCATCTGTATTTTCGCTCGGGTATTATTGATCCGTTCTTTAACCTGTTCATTTTTATTGGGTTAATTAATCTGATTTTTGCCTCCTGGAAGCGAGAAGGTACCGCCAGTAGTATGCTTCTGCCCCGTGGCGTCTGGAATTACCTGTTTATCGGCGGGTTTGTACTGGGAATGGGCATTAACACGAAAGGGCCGGTTGCTTACCTGATCGTGTGTCTGACATTGGGTGTTTACTGGATTCTGAGCCGGTTTCGCTGGTTTATCACGCCCCTGCAATTTCTGTTTTATTCGGTAGCGGCTACGCTGGTTTCTGTGGCCTGGTATGGTTTGGAAACCTTCCTTCACGGCCCGGTTTTCATCACCGAATTTCTGAAGTATAATTTTCGCCTGTTCAGTACGCCTGATGCAGGTCATTCAGGTTTCCCCGGCTATCATTTTGTGATCCTGCTGGTTGGCTGCTTTCCGGCCTCGATTTTTGCTCTGCGGGCGTTTGCTCCGCTGATGATCGAGCGTAATTACCAGCGTGAATTCCGGAAGTGGATGCTCATTTTGTTTTGGGTTGTCCTGATCCTGTTTAGCATCGTACAGTCTAAAATTGTCCACTATTCGTCCATGTGTTATTTCCCGCTGACCTATATGGCCACTCTGACGCTGACGCAATTGGAATCGAATAAAATCCGGTTCAACAACTGGTTGCGGGCTGGGTTGATTGTTATTGGCGGGATATATATTCTGGCTACCATTGGCTTGCCTATTCTGGCGCATCGCATGGATCTGGTGCGGGCTGTTGCTGATCAGGATGCCTTTACGCAGGCTAACCTGAACGCAAAAATTAACTGGACAGGCTGGGAGGTAATACCCGGTATCTGGCTGCTTATTGTTCTGTCGCTGAGCCTGATCTGGTTCGATCAACGCCAGACCGACCGGGCAATTGTTGCCTTGTTTGGGGGTATGGCTGTGTTTATTACACTGACTCTCTGGTTTTTTATCGGTCGGATCGAAGGCATCTCTCAGGATGCGGCCATGCGCTTTTTCGAGAAGGCGCAGGGCCAGAATGTGTATGTGAAATCCTACGGCTATCGTAGTTATGGCCCGTTCTTTTATACGCAGAAACCTGCCATTACAAACCCCAATTACTACAACGAAAACTGGCTTCTACGCGGTAAAATCGACAAAGATGTTTGGTTTATCAAGAAGAACGTTGAAGAGCATACAGCACTCGACTCCTTGCCTGACATCAGAAAAACGGGCGAGGAAAATGGATTCGTTTTTTATCTGCGGAAGGCGAAATAA
- a CDS encoding glycoside hydrolase family 25 protein, translated as MKTRVLVNIIFRRYGLWISAFMVLFVAYWIFRSFRQDDMDWRFVRAFGIRLPMRYGIHGIDVSRHNDRINWKRVRQMEADGVRLQFVFVKATEGATMTDKHFDKNWTEAKKSNLRRGAYHFYHPTRDPVKQANNFIRHVELSTGDFAPVVDFEVTNGQSEEAIVAGLRLWLATVEEHYRARPIIYTNGSLYKRYIKGNLDEYPLWIADYSTKHLRAYDPDRLYLWQHNQNGWVQGIRGQVDFNVFVMDENRLQEICL; from the coding sequence ATGAAAACACGCGTTCTGGTCAACATCATTTTTCGACGATATGGTCTTTGGATTTCGGCGTTTATGGTGTTGTTTGTCGCCTACTGGATCTTTCGATCTTTTCGACAGGACGACATGGACTGGCGCTTTGTTCGGGCATTCGGTATCCGCCTGCCCATGCGTTATGGCATTCATGGCATTGATGTCTCACGGCATAATGACCGCATTAACTGGAAACGAGTCCGGCAGATGGAGGCCGATGGGGTTCGACTTCAATTCGTTTTTGTTAAAGCGACAGAAGGAGCCACAATGACCGATAAACACTTTGATAAGAACTGGACTGAGGCAAAAAAATCAAACCTGCGCCGGGGCGCTTATCATTTTTATCACCCCACCCGAGATCCGGTCAAGCAAGCCAATAATTTTATTCGACACGTTGAGCTTTCGACTGGCGACTTTGCCCCGGTTGTTGATTTTGAGGTCACGAATGGCCAATCGGAGGAGGCCATTGTTGCTGGCCTTCGGCTGTGGCTGGCAACCGTAGAAGAACATTATCGGGCCCGCCCTATTATTTATACGAATGGGAGCCTCTATAAACGCTATATCAAAGGCAATTTAGATGAGTACCCGCTCTGGATTGCTGACTACTCTACCAAACACCTTCGGGCCTATGACCCTGATCGCCTGTACTTATGGCAGCACAACCAGAACGGCTGGGTTCAGGGTATTCGCGGACAGGTCGATTTCAATGTCTTTGTTATGGACGAAAACCGGCTACAGGAAATCTGTTTGTAA
- a CDS encoding peroxiredoxin, with translation MSLRLGDIAPDFEADTTQGHIHFHEWLGNSWGMLFSHPADFTPVCTTELGRTALLKDEFGKRNVKVIAVSVDDLDSHNRWTPDIKDVTGSEVNFPIIADPDRNVATLYDMIHPNASEKATVRSVFVIGPDKKIKLTLTYPASTGRNFNELLRVIDSLQLTADYQVATPADWQQGDDVIVTPAVTNDQLEAKFPKGVTFVKPYLRTTPQPNK, from the coding sequence ATGTCACTTCGCTTAGGAGACATCGCCCCCGATTTTGAAGCCGATACTACGCAAGGCCATATCCATTTTCACGAATGGCTTGGGAATTCATGGGGAATGCTTTTCTCGCATCCGGCTGACTTTACGCCTGTCTGCACAACTGAGTTAGGGAGAACCGCTCTTCTGAAAGATGAGTTTGGTAAGCGGAATGTGAAGGTTATCGCCGTTTCAGTCGATGATCTGGATTCGCACAACCGCTGGACACCCGATATTAAGGATGTTACTGGCTCGGAGGTAAACTTCCCAATCATTGCCGATCCTGATCGGAATGTAGCGACCCTCTACGATATGATTCATCCTAACGCCAGCGAAAAAGCAACTGTGCGTTCGGTGTTTGTAATCGGCCCCGACAAAAAAATCAAGCTAACACTGACGTATCCAGCCTCAACGGGCCGGAATTTCAATGAGTTGTTGCGCGTCATTGACTCGTTGCAACTAACGGCTGACTATCAGGTTGCTACCCCTGCCGATTGGCAGCAAGGTGATGATGTAATCGTAACACCAGCCGTAACCAACGACCAATTGGAGGCTAAATTTCCGAAGGGTGTGACGTTTGTGAAGCCATACCTTCGCACTACGCCCCAGCCAAATAAGTAA
- a CDS encoding response regulator transcription factor: MLVDDHSIVRDGIRLLLEQAEGLEIIDEANDGEEALEKLKTHQPDLVLMDISLPGMSGIQTTQVISRLYKGVRVLMLSMHNNEDYILRSVEAGAYGYILKDSSSDEMIKAIRMIAAGEKYYSSPVASIILSGYMQQLKKGSKQGREVQPSRLSNKEKEILQFLVDGMSSREIAERLQLSVRTVDNHRANMMRRLQVRNAAELVRIAVEEKLI, from the coding sequence ATGCTGGTAGACGATCATTCGATCGTCCGCGATGGGATTCGGCTTTTGCTGGAACAAGCCGAAGGCTTGGAAATTATCGATGAAGCCAATGATGGTGAAGAGGCTCTCGAAAAACTTAAGACTCATCAGCCGGATCTGGTCCTGATGGATATTTCATTACCCGGCATGTCGGGTATCCAGACAACGCAGGTTATCAGCCGATTATACAAAGGTGTGCGGGTATTGATGCTATCGATGCATAATAATGAAGATTATATCCTGCGTTCGGTAGAAGCTGGAGCCTATGGCTACATTCTGAAAGATTCGTCCTCCGATGAAATGATTAAAGCGATACGCATGATCGCAGCGGGGGAAAAATATTACAGTTCGCCGGTGGCCTCCATTATTCTGAGCGGCTACATGCAGCAGTTGAAGAAAGGAAGTAAGCAAGGTCGTGAGGTTCAGCCATCGCGCCTGTCGAACAAAGAAAAAGAAATATTACAATTTCTGGTTGATGGCATGAGCAGCCGTGAGATTGCTGAACGGCTTCAACTTAGTGTTCGTACCGTCGATAACCACCGGGCCAATATGATGCGCCGATTACAGGTTCGCAATGCAGCCGAACTGGTTCGGATTGCGGTTGAAGAAAAGCTTATCTGA